The genomic DNA CGCAGATCGACGTGCAAGGTCTGCTGCAGTCCACCTCCTCGGCCACCGACATCGGCATGTCGGGCCAGGGCTTCTTCGTGGTCAACGCGGTGTCCGATCCGGCGGCCGCATCGGGCGGCTTCTTCGGCTATACGCGCGCTGGCAGCTTCAAGGCGGACAAGCAGGGATTCTTGCAAAACGCCTCGGGCTTCTTTCTTCAGGGCTGGCCTCTGATCCGCGCCACCTCGTCGGCGCCCGCCTCCTCGATCCTGACCATCGAGGACACCAACTACATGCGGTCCTACATCAATGACGACGGCACCTATCACTACGTCAACGCCAATATCGTCAGTCCGCAGGAACTGAAGGGGCTGAACCTGAACACCATCGGCGGCACGGCCACCGCCACCGCCGCCATCCGCATGGGCGCCAACTTGCCTTCCGAGGATCCGATTTACGATCCGACCTCGCCCGACAACGGCGGCCAGCATCAGACCAGCATTCTGATCTACGATTCATTGGGCAATCCGCACAATACGGATTTCACCTGGACCAAGACGGCGACCAACACCTGGAACATCGAGGCGGCGCCGCCCCCGAACTCCACGGTCATCACGGCACAGTTCGTCGATGGCGCTGGCACCACGACGAACTATTGGTCGCAGGGTCAGATCGAATTCGCGGGCGATTTTTCAAGCTCGGCGATCACCGGCATCAACGGCGACAGCATTCAGATCAACGGCACCTCCTACGATTTCTCGTCGGCCGACTCGCCTTGCTCGACCGGCCTGATCGAAATCGGCGGCTGCAACAGCTGGGGCGACCTGGTGGCGCGCATCAAGACCGCCATCGACTTCTCGGAAGCGGCGGCCACCACCTCCTACAACGGCTATCAAGACAATGCCGGGCGCTTCTTCCAGGACGGCGCTTCGACCAACCGCCTTCTGATCCGTCAATTTTCGACCCAGGCCGCTGTTTCGATTGCGGGAGCGGTCGACGCGACCAGCAACGGGCTGGCCCTCTATCTGCGCCAGTACAGCCAGTGCAACACGACCGACGGCACCAGCTATTCGGTTCAGTTGCTGGATGCAGGCGCGAACTTCTACGACCAGAGCACCATCGACTTCAACGGCAACGGCACGCCCGACAACATCAACGTCAATACGCTGGACATCCGCTGGGCCAACGGCGCCCAGAACATGGACGGCGCGACCAGTTCGAAGCCCAGCATCTTCCTGGGCAACCAGAATCTGGCAGACGGCATGACGCAGCTGTCGGGCAACTATCAGGTCACCTATATCACCCAGGACGGCGCCAAGTTCGGCAACTTCTCGGGCGTGTCGATCGGCGACGACGGCGTGGTGACCGCCCTGTTCGACAACGGCGTGCGCCGCCCGGTGTACCAGATCCCGGTGGCTACCTTCGTCAATCCGAACGGCATGGAATCGCTGACCGGCAACACCTTCATCGAAACCGACACATCGGGTGCCTACACCCTGCGCTCGGCCAAGGAAGCGGGTGCAGGCTCCATCGCCTCGGCCTCGTTGGAATCCTCCACCGTCGATCTTGGCGAGGAATTCACCAACATGATCGTAACCCAGCGCGCCTATTCCGCCTCGGCCAAGATCATCACCACCTCCGACCAGATGCTGGACGAATTGGTCAACATCAAGCGCTAAGTTTAGCCGCCAGCCTTCAGCCGTCAGTCATCAGCCAAGCTGATGGCTGACGGCCTTCTTATGGTCTAAGATGGGCCATGACAAATTCCAGCCAACAGATGCAAGCCGCCATCGCCGCTTATCAGGAAGGCCTGCGCGATCAGGCCGAGGCGCTGGCAAGGCGCGTCCTGGACGTCGATCCTTTAAACCTCCATGCCCTGACCCTATTGGGTTCCATCTTGTGCGAAACCGGCCAGCGCGCGGATGGGCTGGCGCATTTGGCCAGGGCCTTTGACTTGGCGGCCCATGACGCCACCGTCGCACTGGCTTATGGCAAGGCGCTCAGGGAAGAGGAGAAGTTCACAGAGGCCGAGGCGGTGCTGGCCAAAGCGGCGGAATTGGCGCCCGAAGACGGTGGCATCCTGGCCGAGCATGGCATGAGCCTGCGCGACCTGATGCGCCTGGACGAGGCCGAGGCGCGTTTGCGTGCCGCCGTGGCCCTGCCAAGCGGCGGGCCGCGAAAATATGCCGGGCTGGGGCTGATTCTGTTCGAGACTGGAAGACCCGACGAATCGGCCGCCTTCATGAGCCAAGCGGCCAAGCTGATTCCGGACGACCCCGAAATTCTGACTCATCTGGCCCTGGCGCTGCAGGATCTGGGGCGCGCCTTCGAAGCGGAATCGCTGTTTCGCCGCGTGCTTGAGTTGGCGCCCCAGGGCGATCACGAGGAAGCTAGGCGTCAGCGCGGCGTCTATACCGGCAATCTGGCGCTCAATCTTTTGTCCCTGGGAAAGATCGCCGAAGGATGGGACCTGTTCGAGGCAAGGGCGGCATTCCCCAATTGGAAACGCAGCCAGCGGCGCTATCCGGCGCCGCTCTGGAGCGGTCAGCGCTACGATGGACAGACCCTGTTGGCTTGGCGCGAACAGGGGTTGGGCGACGAAATCCGCATGGGTAGCTGCGTTCGCCAATTGGCGCAGCTGGGCGGCCAACTGGTGTTGGATTGCGATTCCAGGCTTGAGGCACTTTACCGGCGCTCGTTTCCAGACATATCGGTGCGCGAAGCCGGGCCGCACGGCGATTTGAAATTCGACCTGCATGTGCCCATCGCCTCGCTGCCGCGCTTTTTCAGACGCCGCCTTGAAGATTTTCCAGGCCCCGTCGCCTATTTGAAACCCGATCCCATCCTGGTCGAGAAGTGGCAAGCCAGGCTTGCCGCCCTGCCCGGCAAGATCAAGGCGGGCATCTGCTGGAAAACGGGGGTCACCGCCTCGCACCGCTTATGGAACATCTCGAGTCTTGAAAGCTGGCGGCCCTTGCTGAGCATGCAAGACGTCGCCTTCGTCAATCTGCAATATGGCGATTGCGAAGAGGAACTACGCGCCGCCGAGGCCGCGCAGGGCATTACCGTCCATCGCTGGCCCGATCTTGATCTTCGCAACGATCTAGAAAATATCGTGGCGCTGATCAAGGCGCTTGATCTGGTGATCACGGTGGGAACGGCGGTCAACGATCTGGCAGGCTCGGTTGGCTGCGACACTTGGCTGATCTTGAAGACGCCGCATTACGACATGATGGGAACCGACCGATATCCCTGGTATCCGGCCACGCGCGTCTTTCCAAGGCCCTGGAATCTCGATTGGTCGCGGGCGATGGCCCGCGTCGCCATGGCCATGCGGGAACGGTTGGGCGAAGAGTCGGGGCGCAACGCGTCCTGCCCCTGCGGCTCGGGCAAGCGCTTCAAACATTGCTGCGGGGCGGAAGGGCTTTGACCCACTCGGCGGCCTTGCTGGCTGCCGTTTCCCAAGGCTCGTTCCAGGCGCAATCGAACAGTTTGGCGGCTGGCAACCAGGGCAGATGATCCGTGCCCAGGCGATCCCAACTGGCGTGGGCGCGCAACAGAAGCGCCGTCGGCACGCCCAAGCCTCCCGCCAGCATGCCGATGGCCGAGCCGTTGACCGCCACACCGTCCAGGGCCGAGATCAGGGCCGCCGTTTCGTCGAGATCGTCGAACAAATCGCAATCAGCGAATGATGCCAGCCCGTTCAATTCCTCGGGCCTTGCCTGGGCCTGAAGATTGATCGCGACGACGCCTTGCAGGGCAAGCAAGGGAGCCAAAGCGCTCGGATGGCCGGGAAAATGCCGGGCGCGCTCGCGGGTCACCTGTGTGCTGCGCCAAGCCATGCCCACTTTCTTGCCTGGCCCCAACTCGGCCAGTCGCTTTTTCCATTTGCTGGCCTTGGCGGGATCGGCCTTCAGGAAGGGGGAAGATGCTTGAAAACTGTCCAAAGAAGGACGGAAGAAATGAAACAGGCTGCCCAAGGGCAGGGCCAGATGATGCGCGGGCGGCGGCTCCTTCTCATCAAGCGGCAGAATGTCTGGAAACGAGCGGGCCAGCAGGGCATGCAACTTCTTGGGAGCGGCCAGATAGACCCGCTCGGCCTGCTTCAAAAGATCGGCCAGAGCCGAGCCATAAATCAGCACGTCGCCGACACCTTGCTCGGCCTGCACGAAGACGGTTTTGCCCCGACAATCAGGCAGGTTTTTGCCACACCATCCGCCCGGACGATATTCGATGCCCGCCCAGCCGCGTTGCAAGTCGCCCATCTGCAAACATGTGGCGCCGATTTCCCAAAGCGTGAAAGGGTCAGGATGCGCGATGGTTCGCAATTGCGCCAGCGCCTCCTGGCAGCGGCCCAGCTCGCGCAGGGTCTTGGCGTAGTTGAAACGCGCCTGCATGACGGCGGGGGCAGTCTTTACCGCCTTGGCGAGCCAATAGTCCGACTCGTCCAGCCGGCCAAGCAGGCGAAGCGCATTGCCCAGATCGTTCATCAAGGGGGCGTTGGCCGGTTCCAGGCGCAGGGCGTCGCTTAAAGGGGCGACGGCCTCTTCCAGCCTGTCTTGGCGGATCAGCATGCGGCCCAGATTGTCGTGGATGGCCGGTTCGTTGGGATGCTTGCGCCGTGCTTGCTCCAAAAGCTGGATGGCGGCAGGGGTGCGTCCCGATTCGTCTTGCAGCGCCGCCAAATTGACCAAGGCTTCGGCGCGGTCTGGGTCGCGTTCCAGCACAAGGCGGTACAGGGATTCGGCTTGATCCTTGAGGCCCGCCAGATGCGCGGCCGTCGCCTGATCGAGCAGTGCCTCGGCGCCCGATGCGCCGATGCCAATATTCTTGGGCGCAGGCGTCGCTGCCTTGCTGA from Alphaproteobacteria bacterium includes the following:
- a CDS encoding flagellar hook-basal body complex protein; translated protein: MSLYGALFSGVSGLSSQASAMGAISDNVTNVNTIGYKGTKVNFQTLITKQVSLTKYSPGGVQSKPRAQIDVQGLLQSTSSATDIGMSGQGFFVVNAVSDPAAASGGFFGYTRAGSFKADKQGFLQNASGFFLQGWPLIRATSSAPASSILTIEDTNYMRSYINDDGTYHYVNANIVSPQELKGLNLNTIGGTATATAAIRMGANLPSEDPIYDPTSPDNGGQHQTSILIYDSLGNPHNTDFTWTKTATNTWNIEAAPPPNSTVITAQFVDGAGTTTNYWSQGQIEFAGDFSSSAITGINGDSIQINGTSYDFSSADSPCSTGLIEIGGCNSWGDLVARIKTAIDFSEAAATTSYNGYQDNAGRFFQDGASTNRLLIRQFSTQAAVSIAGAVDATSNGLALYLRQYSQCNTTDGTSYSVQLLDAGANFYDQSTIDFNGNGTPDNINVNTLDIRWANGAQNMDGATSSKPSIFLGNQNLADGMTQLSGNYQVTYITQDGAKFGNFSGVSIGDDGVVTALFDNGVRRPVYQIPVATFVNPNGMESLTGNTFIETDTSGAYTLRSAKEAGAGSIASASLESSTVDLGEEFTNMIVTQRAYSASAKIITTSDQMLDELVNIKR
- a CDS encoding tetratricopeptide repeat protein, yielding MTNSSQQMQAAIAAYQEGLRDQAEALARRVLDVDPLNLHALTLLGSILCETGQRADGLAHLARAFDLAAHDATVALAYGKALREEEKFTEAEAVLAKAAELAPEDGGILAEHGMSLRDLMRLDEAEARLRAAVALPSGGPRKYAGLGLILFETGRPDESAAFMSQAAKLIPDDPEILTHLALALQDLGRAFEAESLFRRVLELAPQGDHEEARRQRGVYTGNLALNLLSLGKIAEGWDLFEARAAFPNWKRSQRRYPAPLWSGQRYDGQTLLAWREQGLGDEIRMGSCVRQLAQLGGQLVLDCDSRLEALYRRSFPDISVREAGPHGDLKFDLHVPIASLPRFFRRRLEDFPGPVAYLKPDPILVEKWQARLAALPGKIKAGICWKTGVTASHRLWNISSLESWRPLLSMQDVAFVNLQYGDCEEELRAAEAAQGITVHRWPDLDLRNDLENIVALIKALDLVITVGTAVNDLAGSVGCDTWLILKTPHYDMMGTDRYPWYPATRVFPRPWNLDWSRAMARVAMAMRERLGEESGRNASCPCGSGKRFKHCCGAEGL